Proteins encoded by one window of Pseudonocardia sp. HH130629-09:
- a CDS encoding NUDIX hydrolase: MVAPATAARELAAWTPPDAGQRALQHALLAFLDARPDDACDRSCVPGHLTASALLLDETGEHTLLTLHPRVGRWIQLGGHCEPGDGSLRAAALREATEESGMAGLEIGEHPLHVDVHPVTCSLGVPTRHLDVRYLVRAPAGATPRISDESLDLRWWPVDALPDDDDTVATMVAAAR, encoded by the coding sequence GTGGTAGCCCCGGCGACGGCCGCCCGCGAGCTCGCTGCCTGGACCCCGCCCGACGCCGGCCAGCGGGCTCTGCAGCACGCGCTGCTGGCCTTCCTGGACGCGCGCCCGGACGACGCCTGCGACCGCTCCTGCGTGCCCGGCCACCTCACCGCGTCGGCGCTGCTGCTCGACGAGACCGGCGAGCACACGCTGCTGACCCTGCACCCGCGGGTCGGGCGCTGGATCCAGCTGGGTGGGCACTGCGAGCCCGGCGACGGCTCGCTGCGCGCCGCGGCGCTGCGGGAGGCCACCGAGGAGTCCGGGATGGCGGGACTGGAGATCGGCGAGCACCCGCTGCACGTCGACGTCCATCCGGTCACCTGCTCGCTCGGCGTCCCGACCCGGCACCTCGACGTGCGCTACCTGGTCCGCGCCCCGGCCGGGGCGACCCCGCGGATCAGCGACGAGTCGCTCGACCTGCGCTGGTGGCCGGTCGACGCCCTCCCGGACGACGACGACACCGTCGCGACGATGGTCGCCGCCGCCCGCTGA